The following are encoded in a window of Halorarum salinum genomic DNA:
- a CDS encoding AAA family ATPase, with product MSRRERLVVVCGLPGAGKTTVAEEIADRTDGELLRTDVVRKDVVPDPDYTEAETRRVYGELFDRAARAVTARGAAVLDGTFREERYRRKARETAADLGATFDLVKVECSEEVVRERIAAREDDASDADFAVHELLREEFEAVEAADLTVDNSGALPETRQQVDARY from the coding sequence ATGTCCCGAAGGGAACGGCTCGTGGTGGTGTGTGGGTTGCCGGGCGCGGGGAAGACGACGGTCGCCGAGGAGATCGCCGACCGGACCGACGGGGAACTGCTCCGGACCGACGTGGTCCGCAAGGACGTCGTCCCGGACCCCGACTACACCGAGGCGGAGACCCGCCGGGTGTACGGGGAACTGTTCGACCGGGCCGCCCGGGCCGTGACCGCGCGCGGGGCGGCCGTGCTCGACGGGACCTTCCGCGAGGAACGCTACCGGCGGAAGGCCCGCGAGACGGCAGCCGACCTCGGCGCGACGTTCGACCTCGTCAAGGTCGAGTGCAGCGAGGAGGTCGTCCGCGAGCGCATCGCCGCCCGCGAGGACGACGCGAGCGACGCGGACTTCGCGGTCCACGAACTGCTCCGCGAGGAGTTCGAGGCGGTCGAGGCCGCCGACCTCACGGTGGACAACTCCGGGGCCCTGCCCGAGACCCGCCAGCAGGTGGACGCCCGGTACTGA
- the trmY gene encoding tRNA (pseudouridine(54)-N(1))-methyltransferase TrmY, with the protein MRQFVVCGHEAPTTPDFPLEDLPGAAGRLDLLARCVNAGLFLSHGIREDSRVHLVLRDEYVVRFDGATARGLHPDERSTAARVRQALEVREEAIGHMPAEVAPGVELYRMGLAETLDALAGTLVQLHEDGEPAAEHDPPADPIFVLSDHSDFTDAEAESLADRVDARLRVGPEAIHADHAIAVTHNYLDTDGYTSY; encoded by the coding sequence ATGCGACAGTTCGTCGTCTGCGGCCACGAGGCCCCAACGACCCCCGACTTCCCGCTCGAGGACCTGCCGGGCGCGGCGGGGAGGCTCGACCTCCTCGCGCGGTGCGTGAACGCCGGGCTGTTCCTCTCGCACGGCATCCGCGAGGACAGCCGGGTCCACCTCGTCCTGCGGGACGAGTACGTCGTCAGGTTCGACGGCGCGACCGCGCGCGGGCTGCACCCGGACGAGCGGAGCACGGCCGCGCGGGTCCGCCAGGCGCTCGAAGTCCGGGAGGAAGCCATCGGTCACATGCCCGCGGAGGTCGCCCCCGGGGTGGAGCTGTACCGGATGGGCCTCGCGGAGACGCTCGACGCGCTCGCCGGCACGCTCGTCCAGCTCCACGAGGACGGGGAACCGGCCGCCGAGCACGACCCGCCGGCGGACCCGATCTTCGTGCTCTCGGACCACTCGGACTTCACCGACGCCGAAGCGGAGTCGCTGGCCGACCGCGTGGACGCCAGGCTCCGGGTCGGCCCGGAGGCGATCCACGCGGACCACGCCATCGCGGTGACGCACAACTACCTCGACACCGACGGCTACACGTCGTACTGA
- a CDS encoding sensor histidine kinase, producing the protein MPRWSRRLSWLGLLIVAVAAGHTIERIVREGAMVEPFVEFALIGFSGVLVLSVGRWLSHSEIDPEFYPRIVFWCLGGVGVLFVFLVLRSVHPGVSNPFTYWLRAIALALGSIAGLGIGVHDARAATREREVTRRNEELTATRTELERAIQQVEASNERLEQFAYAASHDLREPLRMVSSYLQLIEGRYGDELDEDGREFVGFAVDGADRMRNMIDGLLAYSRVETKGNPFEPVDLEAVLEDALADLQVMIEERDAEITAGPLPRVRGDATQLRQLLQNLLSNAIEYSDERPRVDVSAERQGSEWEISVRDEGIGIDPADQTRIFEIFRRLHAVDEYSGSGIGLALCQRIVERHGGRIRVESTPGDGSTFSFTVPACGNGPVDADAGSSS; encoded by the coding sequence ATGCCCCGCTGGTCCCGTCGCCTGTCGTGGCTGGGCCTCCTGATCGTGGCAGTCGCGGCCGGACACACGATCGAGAGGATAGTCAGGGAGGGAGCGATGGTGGAGCCGTTCGTCGAGTTCGCCCTGATCGGCTTCTCCGGCGTGCTGGTCCTGTCGGTCGGGAGGTGGCTGTCGCACAGCGAGATCGATCCCGAGTTCTACCCGCGGATCGTGTTCTGGTGTCTCGGCGGGGTGGGGGTGCTGTTCGTCTTCCTCGTCCTGCGCAGCGTTCACCCGGGGGTTTCCAACCCCTTCACCTACTGGCTTCGGGCGATCGCGCTGGCGCTCGGGTCGATCGCGGGCCTCGGCATCGGCGTTCACGACGCCCGGGCCGCGACCCGCGAGCGGGAAGTGACGAGGCGGAACGAGGAGCTGACGGCGACGCGAACGGAACTCGAGCGAGCGATCCAACAGGTGGAGGCGTCCAACGAGCGGCTCGAACAGTTCGCGTACGCCGCCTCCCACGACCTGCGGGAGCCCCTGCGGATGGTGTCGAGCTACCTCCAGTTGATCGAGGGCCGGTACGGGGACGAGCTCGACGAGGACGGCCGGGAGTTCGTCGGGTTCGCCGTCGACGGCGCCGACCGCATGCGGAACATGATCGACGGCCTGCTCGCGTACTCGCGCGTCGAGACGAAGGGCAACCCGTTCGAGCCAGTCGACCTCGAGGCGGTCCTCGAGGACGCACTCGCGGACCTCCAGGTGATGATCGAGGAGCGCGACGCCGAGATCACGGCCGGGCCACTCCCCCGCGTCCGCGGCGACGCGACCCAGCTCCGGCAGCTCCTCCAGAACCTGTTGAGCAACGCGATCGAGTACTCCGACGAGCGGCCCCGCGTCGACGTTTCCGCCGAGCGGCAGGGGTCGGAGTGGGAGATCTCGGTTCGGGACGAGGGGATCGGCATCGACCCGGCCGATCAGACGCGGATCTTCGAGATCTTCCGCCGGCTCCACGCGGTCGACGAGTACTCGGGTTCGGGGATCGGGCTGGCGCTCTGTCAGCGGATCGTCGAGCGCCACGGCGGGCGCATTCGGGTCGAGTCCACCCCCGGCGACGGTTCGACCTTCTCGTTCACCGTCCCGGCGTGCGGGAACGGGCCGGTCGACGCGGACGCGGGTTCGAGTTCGTGA
- a CDS encoding SDR family oxidoreductase, whose amino-acid sequence MTVELKPLEEQVVVITGASSGIGLATARMAAERGARVVLVARSEGALAELADEIAANGGDATYVVADVSDRDDVREVARVARETYGGFDTWVNVAGVFLYGTLEETPVEDMREQFDTNVWGLLYGSLEAADHLRERGGAILNVGSVASDRALPLQGSYSASKHAVKAFTDALRMELEEEGAPVSVTLVKPSAIDTPYPAHAKNYMDREARLPPPLYAPETVARAVLHAAERPERDVFVGAGGAGLSVFGRVASGVMDTVMERLFFGLQRTDREAGPLERNGLDDPAGDLEERGDYDGPVAGTSLYTRLVQRRPSAGVAAAALGAAAAALYAWRRATRR is encoded by the coding sequence GTGACCGTCGAGCTAAAACCGCTCGAGGAGCAGGTGGTCGTGATCACCGGCGCGTCGTCCGGCATCGGCCTGGCGACCGCGCGGATGGCCGCCGAGCGCGGCGCGCGCGTGGTGCTCGTCGCGCGCAGCGAGGGCGCGCTGGCGGAACTGGCCGACGAGATCGCGGCGAACGGCGGCGACGCGACGTACGTCGTCGCCGACGTGAGCGACCGGGACGACGTCCGCGAGGTCGCGCGGGTGGCCCGGGAGACGTACGGCGGGTTCGACACCTGGGTCAACGTCGCGGGCGTCTTCCTCTACGGCACCCTCGAGGAGACCCCCGTCGAGGACATGCGCGAGCAGTTCGACACCAACGTCTGGGGGCTCCTGTACGGCTCACTCGAGGCGGCCGACCACCTGCGGGAGCGGGGCGGCGCGATACTCAACGTCGGCAGCGTCGCGTCCGACCGCGCCTTGCCCCTGCAAGGCAGCTACTCGGCCTCCAAGCACGCCGTCAAGGCGTTCACCGACGCCCTGCGCATGGAACTGGAGGAGGAGGGTGCGCCCGTCTCGGTCACGCTCGTCAAGCCGAGCGCGATCGACACCCCGTATCCGGCGCACGCGAAGAACTACATGGACCGGGAGGCGCGCCTCCCGCCGCCGCTCTACGCCCCCGAGACGGTGGCGCGCGCCGTCCTCCACGCCGCGGAACGTCCCGAGCGGGACGTGTTCGTCGGGGCGGGCGGCGCGGGCCTGTCGGTGTTCGGCCGCGTCGCGTCGGGGGTGATGGACACGGTCATGGAGCGGCTGTTCTTCGGCCTCCAGCGGACGGACCGCGAGGCCGGCCCGCTGGAGCGGAACGGCCTCGACGACCCCGCGGGCGACCTCGAGGAGCGGGGCGACTACGACGGGCCGGTCGCCGGAACGAGCCTCTACACGAGGCTCGTCCAGCGTCGGCCGTCGGCCGGGGTCGCCGCGGCCGCGCTCGGCGCCGCCGCGGCCGCCCTGTACGCCTGGCGGCGGGCGACGCGCCGCTGA
- a CDS encoding potassium channel family protein, with protein MPSRLVEAVVRRTLLRRLLRPLVAFVAVVAAGVAGFGALASVGAVDALFWLLDPTSIELHFREHEGPETLVKAYALIVLSGLVVAGLWTGETVFSAAFGGRIREELEHMRTEQRIEELDRHVIVCGYGTFGGTVASRLSENGREVVVVERRTEGFERALADGLLAVEGDARRGEVLADAGVERATTVVAAIDDTSANVQIAVASSNLVPTVRLVVRAGDEMDEALARRVGADEVVVPEVVSAEHVSADI; from the coding sequence GTGCCGAGCCGCCTCGTCGAGGCGGTCGTCCGGCGGACGCTGCTCCGTCGGCTGTTGCGGCCGCTGGTCGCGTTCGTGGCCGTCGTCGCCGCGGGCGTCGCGGGGTTCGGCGCGCTCGCGAGCGTCGGCGCCGTGGACGCGCTGTTCTGGCTGCTCGACCCGACGAGCATCGAACTCCACTTTCGCGAGCACGAGGGGCCGGAGACGCTCGTGAAGGCGTACGCGCTGATCGTGCTCAGCGGGCTCGTCGTGGCCGGGCTGTGGACGGGCGAGACGGTGTTCTCGGCGGCGTTCGGCGGGCGGATACGGGAGGAACTCGAACACATGCGAACGGAACAGCGGATCGAGGAGCTGGACCGGCACGTGATCGTCTGCGGCTACGGCACCTTCGGCGGGACCGTCGCCTCGCGGCTCAGCGAGAACGGCCGCGAGGTCGTCGTCGTGGAGCGCCGGACCGAGGGGTTCGAGCGGGCGCTCGCGGACGGGCTGCTCGCCGTCGAGGGGGACGCCAGGCGTGGGGAGGTGCTCGCCGACGCCGGCGTCGAACGGGCGACCACGGTCGTCGCCGCCATCGACGACACGAGCGCGAACGTCCAGATCGCGGTCGCGTCGAGCAACCTCGTGCCGACGGTGAGGCTCGTCGTCCGCGCGGGCGACGAGATGGACGAGGCGCTCGCCCGGCGGGTCGGCGCCGACGAGGTGGTCGTTCCCGAGGTCGTGAGCGCCGAGCACGTGTCCGCGGACATCTAG
- a CDS encoding GNAT family N-acetyltransferase, with protein MPGARVASGERITLRTVESEDVPFLQRAFANPGIRYPIGNPVRNREGIDVADDDAGSDDFLVCLDGVDAGPGRPDEDDVRRLGAVHVADADWRRPDLGYWLVPEVHGEGHGSEAVSLLVDHVFRTYDHPAVGAVAYDHPAVGAVAYDFNDASRGLLESLGFAEEGRIRKDRFVDGEYVDTVQYGLLRREWREREDSVTSR; from the coding sequence ATGCCAGGCGCACGCGTCGCGAGCGGCGAGCGGATCACGCTCCGGACGGTCGAGAGCGAGGACGTCCCGTTCCTCCAGCGGGCCTTCGCCAACCCCGGGATCCGGTACCCGATCGGCAACCCCGTCAGGAACCGGGAGGGGATCGACGTGGCGGACGACGACGCGGGGAGCGACGACTTCCTCGTCTGCCTCGACGGCGTCGACGCGGGACCGGGTCGTCCCGACGAGGACGACGTGCGGCGCCTCGGCGCGGTCCACGTCGCGGACGCCGACTGGCGGCGCCCGGATCTGGGCTACTGGCTCGTCCCGGAGGTCCACGGCGAGGGCCACGGGTCGGAGGCCGTCTCGCTCCTCGTCGACCACGTCTTCCGGACGTACGACCACCCCGCCGTCGGCGCGGTGGCCTACGACCACCCCGCCGTCGGCGCGGTGGCCTACGACTTCAACGATGCCTCCCGCGGCCTGCTGGAGTCGCTCGGGTTCGCGGAGGAGGGGCGGATCCGCAAGGACCGGTTCGTCGACGGCGAGTACGTCGACACGGTGCAGTACGGGCTCCTCCGCCGGGAGTGGCGCGAACGGGAGGACTCGGTCACGTCCCGCTGA
- a CDS encoding carboxylate--amine ligase, producing MSEDRETGRVLLPAPLSPMSSYPCLRSLATRGIDTLLASEHEHPPVYASRFRDETARLPRPREDLVAYKDALVGLAARPDVCTVVPMREEDAYVLSRYADEFERYVDLVVPPMGTLRAVHDRMLLAEAAERAGVPIPETRPLDEADDWDGRYVVKSRYNLLTDEYVESFPSGRADTAKDVTHVRPGETPGVEALVEGMYHVPIVQEFVPTDGEYMFAGLYDHGEPLATFQHRQIRGDSYVGGGGVYRKSVYVRELEEAARALLSELDWHGLACIEYMRHAETGEFVLTEVNPRMWQSLPSTVHAGADFPYYYWQRATGRADEIDPSYELGRGTHSPNGEVSYLVSVLRDDSPHVERPGLLGTLREQFRSMYRQPYFDYTHPDDLGVFVRGFQQLVSNRLK from the coding sequence GTGAGCGAGGACCGCGAGACGGGGAGAGTCCTGCTGCCGGCACCGCTCAGTCCCATGAGCAGCTACCCCTGCCTGCGCTCGCTCGCCACCCGCGGTATCGACACGTTGCTCGCCTCCGAGCACGAGCACCCGCCGGTGTACGCCTCCCGGTTCCGCGACGAGACGGCCCGCCTCCCACGCCCTCGCGAGGACCTCGTCGCCTACAAGGACGCGCTCGTCGGCCTCGCGGCCCGGCCCGACGTGTGTACCGTCGTCCCGATGCGCGAGGAGGACGCGTACGTCCTCTCCCGGTACGCCGACGAGTTCGAGCGGTACGTCGACCTCGTCGTCCCCCCGATGGGGACGCTCAGGGCCGTCCACGACCGGATGCTGCTGGCCGAGGCCGCGGAACGCGCCGGCGTGCCGATCCCGGAGACGCGCCCGCTCGACGAGGCGGACGACTGGGACGGCCGGTACGTCGTCAAGTCGCGGTACAACCTCCTCACCGACGAGTACGTGGAGTCGTTCCCGTCCGGGCGGGCCGACACCGCGAAGGACGTCACGCACGTCCGACCCGGCGAGACGCCGGGCGTCGAGGCGCTCGTCGAGGGGATGTACCACGTTCCGATCGTCCAGGAGTTCGTGCCGACGGACGGCGAGTACATGTTCGCGGGGCTGTACGACCACGGCGAGCCGCTGGCGACGTTCCAGCACCGCCAGATCAGGGGCGACTCCTACGTCGGCGGGGGCGGGGTGTACCGCAAGTCGGTGTACGTCCGGGAGCTGGAGGAGGCCGCCCGGGCGCTGCTCTCGGAACTGGACTGGCACGGGCTCGCCTGCATCGAGTACATGCGCCACGCCGAGACGGGCGAGTTCGTGCTCACGGAGGTCAACCCGCGGATGTGGCAGTCGCTCCCCTCGACGGTCCACGCCGGCGCCGACTTCCCGTACTACTACTGGCAACGGGCGACCGGTCGGGCCGACGAGATCGACCCGAGCTACGAGCTCGGGCGGGGGACCCACTCGCCGAACGGGGAGGTCAGCTACCTCGTGAGCGTCCTCCGGGACGACTCCCCCCACGTCGAGCGGCCGGGGCTCCTCGGGACGCTCCGGGAGCAGTTCCGGTCGATGTACCGACAGCCCTACTTCGATTACACCCACCCTGACGACCTCGGGGTGTTCGTCCGCGGCTTCCAGCAGCTGGTCTCCAACCGACTGAAGTAG
- a CDS encoding methyl-accepting chemotaxis protein — translation MNVDPRRSYTAKVVLGVAAVLLVGGIVGAAVYADVTDQVRSEQRDGLAGQANMQASVLETVLADVDRSADTTASELSRVSTSTTDGEERQWRMQSVLTSRALGSDRVRAVHYARYGGEISATSGDGLTGKKLADVGLEPPEDANAGIQYVERDGHRSWVLFTRTNTGGTLVTELNATAIAAELETMVPGSRTRVVDANGVVVLDTESPEAVGTQHVEGAGVDSPAVVAGLNGTAGAATLEAGRSGSDGRAVVAHRGVDGANWAMVSSAPPSTLFGLADAVGLRVLGLLAAVGVLLVGFALVVERPTVLALRDLTATASDLEAGELDREIDSDRRDELGDLYRGFDAMRVGLRERIEAAERAEEDALAAKREAEHLSSHLEEKTAHYGAVIGRVADGDLTARVDPGSDAEAIRRLGTELNEVLAELEDTLAEVQAFADSVRGASDDLARSATEVGQVSSEVAESMTEVSSDTADQRERLGEAADEMNTVSATVEEVASTAGGVAATAEETAAEAREGRRAAEDAVEVVEDVETRAEDAVAEVETLVERMEAVGEVTEAVSQIADRTNLLALNANIEAARAGEGSEGFAVVAEEVKSLATEAQDRAEEIETQLASIRTQTETTADDMRGARERLGEGAETVETAADALRSVADLVEEANAGMQDIDGATDDQAESAEEVAAMMDDVRSAAGETAREADGVAAAAERQTASLGEVVGVADDLAEQAMELDGALAQFETDVDEGAGATGDGAVDGDLDDGEMEWVGGDVAGGSGSGDAAATDGGSE, via the coding sequence ATGAACGTCGACCCGCGTCGGAGCTACACCGCCAAGGTGGTCCTCGGGGTCGCCGCCGTCCTGCTGGTCGGCGGGATCGTGGGGGCGGCCGTCTACGCCGACGTCACCGACCAGGTCCGCAGCGAACAGCGGGACGGCCTCGCGGGCCAGGCGAACATGCAGGCGAGCGTGCTGGAGACCGTCCTCGCCGACGTCGATCGCTCGGCCGACACGACCGCGAGCGAACTCTCCCGCGTCTCGACGTCGACGACCGACGGCGAGGAGCGGCAGTGGCGCATGCAGTCGGTGCTCACCAGCCGGGCCCTCGGCAGCGACCGCGTCAGGGCGGTCCACTACGCCCGGTACGGCGGCGAGATATCCGCCACCTCCGGCGACGGACTGACCGGGAAGAAACTCGCCGACGTCGGCCTCGAACCGCCCGAGGACGCGAACGCGGGGATCCAGTACGTCGAACGCGACGGACACCGGTCCTGGGTGCTGTTCACCCGGACGAACACCGGCGGCACGCTCGTCACCGAACTCAACGCCACCGCCATCGCGGCGGAACTGGAGACGATGGTGCCCGGGTCGCGGACGCGCGTCGTCGACGCGAACGGCGTCGTGGTGCTCGACACCGAGTCGCCCGAGGCGGTCGGCACCCAGCACGTCGAGGGCGCGGGCGTCGACTCGCCCGCCGTCGTCGCCGGTCTGAACGGGACCGCCGGGGCGGCGACCCTCGAGGCGGGCCGGTCCGGGAGCGACGGGCGCGCGGTCGTCGCCCACCGCGGCGTCGACGGGGCGAACTGGGCGATGGTCTCGTCGGCGCCGCCGTCGACCCTGTTCGGCCTCGCGGACGCGGTCGGGCTCCGCGTGCTCGGACTGCTCGCGGCAGTCGGCGTCCTGCTGGTCGGGTTCGCGCTCGTCGTCGAGCGGCCGACCGTGCTCGCGCTCCGTGACCTGACGGCGACGGCCAGCGACCTGGAGGCGGGCGAACTCGACCGCGAGATCGACAGCGACCGGCGGGACGAACTTGGCGACCTCTACCGGGGGTTCGACGCGATGCGGGTCGGGCTCCGGGAACGGATCGAGGCCGCCGAGCGCGCCGAGGAGGACGCGCTGGCCGCGAAGCGGGAGGCCGAACACCTCTCCTCGCACCTGGAGGAGAAGACCGCCCACTACGGCGCGGTCATCGGCCGCGTCGCGGACGGCGACCTCACGGCCCGCGTCGACCCCGGGAGCGACGCCGAGGCGATCCGACGGCTCGGGACCGAGCTGAACGAAGTGCTCGCGGAGCTCGAGGACACCCTCGCCGAGGTGCAGGCGTTCGCGGACTCGGTGCGGGGCGCCAGCGACGACCTCGCGCGGAGCGCGACCGAGGTCGGGCAGGTGAGCAGCGAGGTCGCCGAGTCGATGACCGAGGTGAGCTCCGACACCGCCGACCAGCGGGAACGGCTGGGCGAGGCGGCCGACGAGATGAACACCGTCTCCGCGACCGTGGAGGAGGTCGCCTCCACCGCCGGCGGCGTCGCCGCGACCGCCGAGGAGACCGCCGCCGAGGCCCGCGAGGGCCGCCGGGCCGCCGAGGACGCCGTCGAGGTCGTCGAGGACGTCGAGACGCGCGCCGAGGACGCGGTCGCGGAGGTGGAGACGCTCGTCGAGCGGATGGAGGCGGTCGGCGAGGTCACGGAGGCGGTCTCGCAGATCGCGGACCGGACGAACCTGCTCGCGCTCAACGCCAACATCGAGGCGGCCCGCGCGGGCGAGGGGAGCGAGGGGTTCGCGGTCGTCGCGGAGGAGGTGAAGTCGCTCGCGACCGAGGCCCAGGACCGGGCCGAGGAGATCGAGACCCAGCTCGCCAGCATCCGGACCCAGACCGAGACGACCGCCGACGACATGCGGGGCGCCCGGGAGCGGCTCGGCGAGGGCGCCGAGACCGTCGAGACGGCCGCGGACGCGCTCCGCTCGGTCGCCGATCTCGTGGAGGAGGCGAACGCCGGGATGCAGGACATCGACGGCGCGACCGACGACCAGGCCGAGAGCGCCGAGGAGGTCGCCGCGATGATGGACGACGTCCGGTCGGCCGCAGGGGAGACCGCCAGGGAGGCCGACGGCGTCGCCGCGGCCGCCGAACGGCAGACCGCCTCGCTGGGGGAGGTCGTCGGCGTCGCCGACGACCTCGCGGAGCAGGCGATGGAGCTGGACGGCGCGCTCGCGCAGTTCGAGACGGACGTGGACGAGGGCGCCGGGGCGACGGGGGACGGAGCCGTCGACGGGGACCTCGACGACGGCGAGATGGAGTGGGTGGGCGGCGACGTGGCGGGCGGATCCGGGTCGGGCGACGCGGCAGCCACCGACGGCGGGAGCGAGTGA
- the ggt gene encoding gamma-glutamyltransferase: MREPDLDRFASRRSTVYGQRGVVATSQPLASQAGISVLEDGGNAFDAAVATAAALNVVEPTSTGLGGDVFALYRTADGEVGAMRSCGPAPAGATIGNVREAVAEEEGVDPADAEMPETGAHAVTVPGTARGWELTAETFGEKSLGELLRPAVRYATEGYPVSEVVAAQWQHGEELFESDHAREAFLFDGEAPSTGRTVTLPKLGATMERIAEEGADVVYEGEIGEAIAAEVRRAGGFMTTDDLAGFEPEFLDPVSTTYDGVEVFELPPNNQGLVALEALNVAEELGAGEHDLDSPERVHYFSEALKLAFHDGHRYITDPEFEDHPPLASKGWARKRAAAVGETANHDVTFGVPGANAEDADTVLLCVADDEGNVVSYINSRFAGFGSGLVAGDTGIALQNRGSSFSLDPEHPNSLEPGKRPFHTLIPALARFDEDDWAAFGVMGGYMQPQGHLQVISNVVDYDLPLQAALDRPRWRYREDGSLALEPHFDSNVAAKLARKGHDVRTLPSGQFGGAQIVRNEKGTLSAATEPRKDGNAQGY, from the coding sequence ATGCGCGAACCAGACCTCGACCGCTTCGCCTCCCGCCGCTCGACCGTGTACGGCCAGCGGGGCGTCGTCGCCACCAGCCAGCCGCTCGCCTCGCAGGCGGGCATCTCGGTGCTCGAGGACGGCGGCAACGCCTTCGACGCCGCGGTGGCCACGGCGGCCGCGCTGAACGTCGTCGAGCCCACCTCGACGGGGCTCGGCGGCGACGTGTTCGCGCTGTACCGCACGGCCGACGGCGAGGTGGGGGCGATGCGCTCCTGTGGCCCGGCACCTGCGGGCGCGACGATCGGGAACGTGCGCGAGGCCGTGGCCGAGGAGGAGGGCGTCGACCCGGCCGATGCGGAGATGCCCGAAACCGGCGCACACGCCGTGACCGTCCCGGGAACCGCCCGCGGCTGGGAGCTCACCGCGGAGACGTTCGGGGAGAAGTCGCTCGGCGAGTTGCTCCGGCCGGCCGTCCGCTACGCGACCGAGGGCTACCCCGTCTCGGAGGTCGTCGCGGCCCAGTGGCAGCACGGGGAGGAGCTGTTCGAGTCCGACCACGCCCGGGAGGCGTTCCTCTTCGACGGCGAGGCGCCGTCGACGGGCCGGACCGTCACGCTCCCGAAGCTCGGCGCGACGATGGAGCGCATCGCCGAGGAGGGCGCCGACGTGGTGTACGAGGGCGAGATCGGCGAGGCGATCGCGGCGGAGGTCCGGCGGGCCGGCGGCTTCATGACGACCGACGACCTGGCCGGCTTCGAGCCCGAGTTCCTGGACCCCGTCTCCACGACGTACGACGGCGTCGAGGTGTTCGAACTCCCGCCGAACAACCAGGGGCTCGTCGCGCTGGAGGCGCTGAACGTCGCGGAGGAGCTGGGCGCCGGCGAGCACGACCTCGACTCGCCCGAACGGGTCCACTACTTCTCGGAGGCGCTGAAGCTCGCGTTCCACGACGGCCACCGCTACATCACCGACCCCGAGTTCGAGGACCACCCGCCGCTCGCCTCGAAGGGGTGGGCCCGGAAGCGCGCGGCGGCGGTCGGCGAGACGGCCAACCACGACGTCACCTTCGGCGTCCCCGGCGCGAACGCGGAGGACGCGGACACGGTCCTGCTCTGCGTCGCCGACGACGAGGGGAACGTCGTCTCCTACATCAACTCCCGGTTCGCCGGCTTCGGCTCCGGGCTGGTCGCGGGCGACACCGGCATCGCGCTCCAGAACCGCGGCTCGTCGTTCTCGCTCGACCCGGAGCACCCGAACAGCCTCGAACCGGGCAAGCGCCCGTTCCACACGCTCATCCCCGCGCTGGCGAGGTTCGACGAGGACGACTGGGCGGCCTTCGGCGTGATGGGCGGCTACATGCAGCCGCAGGGCCACCTCCAGGTGATCTCGAACGTCGTCGACTACGACCTCCCGCTGCAGGCGGCGCTCGACCGGCCGCGGTGGCGCTACCGCGAGGACGGCAGCCTCGCGCTGGAGCCCCACTTCGACTCGAACGTCGCGGCGAAGCTCGCCCGGAAGGGCCACGACGTGCGGACGCTCCCCTCGGGGCAGTTCGGCGGCGCACAGATCGTCCGGAACGAGAAGGGGACGCTCTCGGCGGCGACCGAGCCCCGGAAGGACGGCAACGCGCAGGGCTACTGA
- a CDS encoding MOSC domain-containing protein produces the protein MTGVGIAERIFTAPEAEVEMNERSEVEAVAGSGLRGDRYFREIETGTFVTWGPNEERHDGYDLTLIEREAIDAIDREADIELAPGEHRRNIVTRDTALNHLVGKRFRVGEAVCRGDRLCEPCGYLQDITGKDVLDALAHRGGLRADVIESGTIRPGDEIEPLEK, from the coding sequence ATGACTGGAGTCGGAATCGCCGAACGCATCTTCACTGCTCCCGAAGCCGAGGTCGAAATGAACGAACGCAGTGAAGTCGAGGCCGTCGCTGGAAGCGGCCTTCGGGGCGACAGATACTTTCGCGAAATCGAAACCGGGACCTTCGTCACGTGGGGGCCGAACGAGGAGCGCCACGATGGCTACGATCTGACGCTTATCGAGCGAGAAGCCATCGACGCAATCGACCGCGAGGCAGACATCGAACTCGCTCCCGGCGAACATAGGCGAAACATCGTCACCCGGGATACCGCCCTCAACCATCTCGTCGGCAAGCGATTCCGTGTCGGTGAAGCCGTCTGTCGGGGTGATCGGCTCTGTGAACCCTGTGGGTATCTTCAGGACATCACCGGGAAGGACGTCCTGGACGCCCTGGCCCATCGGGGTGGGCTTCGGGCGGACGTCATCGAAAGTGGGACGATTCGTCCCGGTGACGAAATCGAACCGCTCGAGAAGTAG